The genome window TGATAGAGGGTTTGCCGTTTTTTCGATTAATCTTAGAACAAAAATTAGGGTTTTATAAAATGCCCTTCGTGGACAGCAAAAGCACGAGCCTAGAGTGGGAAGGCGGTTCCTAAACACTGGAGCGACACATCATACCATTTTCGATTTGCTATTTGAGATTTTGGATGAGGAATGATGTGGTTGAGATGAGTTAGGAGTTGACAAGCGAGTTGCATTTTTTTAACTGGTATCAATAACGTCAATGAAGCTGAGTATGAGTTCTGGCGTTTGATTTCAGTGTCAGACGGATGCAAGCTGCGGATAGCCCGATCGCACTTTTCCCCCAAAATATTCATTCTTGCTTTCAATTCCCGCTAAAATTGGAATGGAATATTTTTTGGCAAATCCCTAACTAGGGATTTAAATCATGAATTTGCCTTCTTTCTTGTGGTTGTGGAAAATAGCGGCTTGGTCAATGGGTGTTTCCCTGCTAGCTTACGTGTTGCTGGCCGTTACTGGAACGTGGATGTTTGCCGCCCGCAGTACCAAACAGCAGCGCCCAAAATGGCTGCGTCCCTTTCATTTGGGGACTGGCGCGGGGATGGCGACTTTGGTAATTTTGCTGTTAGGAATTGGCGTAGTCGGTACGCTGGGAGAATACGGGAATTTGGGTCACTCAGCTCATTTACCTGCGGGGTTAGCTGTTGTGGCGCTGGTGTTGGTTTCTGTGGGTAGCGGGCTGCAAATTGGCCCGAAACATCCTTGGGCGCGTCCGGTACACATTGGGACTAATTTGGCTTTGTGTGGGGGATTTGTCGTTGTGTTACTTACGGGATGGACGATTGTACAAAAGTATTTACCGAAAGTTTAACGTTTGTTTGTGATGAGGATTTCAGTCCTTCGATCAAAGATGCGGACTGAAGTCCTCACTACGAACCCGATCAAAGATGCGGACTGAAGTCCTCACTACGAACCTGTTTGTTTGCGGTGAGGATTTCAGTCCTCTGGGAAAAGATGCGGACTGAAGTCCTCACTACGAGCCTGCTACTTTAGCTATGAAATCTAAGATATGTTGAGCGGTAATCTGCGGTTTTTCTAAGTGGGGAACGTGTCCGCAATCGGGTATCCAAATTAGTTGGGAATTTGCGATCGCACTTTGAAACTTCTGAGAATCCGCTGTGCCCAATATTCTATCTTGTTTTCCCCACAAAATCAAGGTTTGCTGCTGAATTTGCGATAGTTTTTCCCCAAAACCGCCGTAGCCGCCACTTTTGGTAAACGCAATTAAAGCTTGATTCCAGTTGGGCATTTCTAAGTGCAAAGCAGCGCAGGTTTGAGCGTCTACAGAAGCCAAGGTTGCGTCAAAATAAGCATTGACACTAATTTTTTGGCGAATTTTTGGGTTTCGCAAAAATGAAGTTGCCAGATATCCTAAAGGAGGAATTAAAAATTTTCCTTTATTAGATGTTACCGCAAAACCTGCACTGTCTATTAAGACTAATTTTTTGACCGCTTCGGGATGATTGAGAGTGAAATCTATTGCTGCTGCACCTCCCATCGACGCGCCCACTAAGATTACAGGCTGCGAAATTAGGGTTTTCCAGAAATAATAGAGGTGAGTGCCAATTGCCGTCGCGCTCAAGGGCAAACCCGCCACTCTTTCTGTAAAGCCGAAACCCAACAAATCAACCGCCCAAGTCTCATTTTTTTCGGCCAGCAGCGGCAACAGGCGGCGGTATTCAAATACGGAACTGTCGAATCCGTGAATTAGCAAAATCGGGGTGTTGCCGCTGCCTTGGCGGACGTAGGTTGTGGTAATTGGCTGCTGATTTAGGGGAGTGGTAATTGCCTCTACTTGAATGCTTTGGGCTAAGGAAATTGAGGTAGATTCTGTGAGTTGTGCGATCGACTTTGGGAGAAAACTTGCTGGCATTATTCTTGATAAATTGTGAACTCGTAGCGGCGGTGCTCCCGCGATCGCCCTAACATTTAAGTATATATGCTCGATCGCCCTTGTTTGAGGATCGCTGCTGAGTATCGCTCAGCGCCGGCTAAGGCTGAGTTTGTCAACCAAATGCTAAAATATTTGAGAATTGTTGCCAATAATTCCTTTTTAGTTTACTATGCTTAAGGGCAGTAAGTCTGGCTTGATCGGGGTTAAAGCACAAATCAGCATCTAGCGTAAGAGAGATTAAAAGTAAGAACCCGCCAAAAACTCGTCTAATGTCTGGGCCCGGGGAATAGCAGCTTCCGAAATATTCAAGGGGAAAGAGTTCGCTAGAACGGGGAATTTAGCCCTATCTGCGATTGTAGATCGATCGTATTGAGAATCTATCTCAAGTCGATCGCACCAGCAAGCCAAACAACTTGTTATTAAAGTCGATCGACTTCCAAAACAGATGAACCAACAATACAGCCAACAGAACAAAGAGTCAAACCCTGCACAGTTCGGGGGTTTTTCCTTTTATAGCGAGACACCAGAAGTCTCGGAAACCGCAAACAATAACACAGAAGCTCAACCAGACTCAGCTCAGAGTAAATCGTTCCCGCTAGCAATGGCAAGCATCGGCGAGAAACTGCGGATAGTCAAACTCAAGGGTTCAGAAGGTACTGTGCGCCGCCTCATCGGTATGGGATTTGTCTCCGGCATCGAAGTTCAAATCATCAGCAATTCTGGTGGTTCGGTGATTGTGGCAATGGGCGACAATCGCATCGGTTTGGGGGCGGGTATGGCACAGAAAATTATGTGTACGAATTAAGGGAATTGCCATAAATCTACAGCAATCTTATTTCATTTGTGAACAAGATTTTTTTTGTTAACCGCAGAGGGCGCAGAGAACACAGAGGAAGAGAAAAGAGAGATGTTCACAAATGCTGAGAGGGTTGCTAAATTCAAGACTTTGATTAAATTTGTACAAATTTAAACTGAATCAAAAAAATCAATGAACGAGAAGAAACAACTGGGTGATTTAGCTGTTGGCAGCACCGGGAAAGTGGTTGGCTATGAGAAAACAGCCCGCGGTTACAAAGGTAAATTGTTAGCAATGGGATTGACGCCGGGAACTGAATTTACTGTCACTCGCCACGCACCTCTAGGAGATCCCGTAGAGATCCTAGTGCGGGGCTTCAAGCTCAGTTTACGCAAAGATGAAGCAAAAACTCTATTTGTAGAAGAAGTGAAATAATGAATAAGCAGATTATTGGATTGGTGGGCAACCCTAACTGTGGAAAAACTACTTTATTTAATGCGTTGACAGGTGCTAATCAGCGAGTTGGTAACTGGCCGGGAGTAACCGTTGAACGCAAAGAGGGAAAATATACTCATGATGGTTTACCAATTACTATCGTTGACTTGCCGGGAGTTTATTCTCTTGATGCTGAAGACGGAGATACTGGACTCGATGAACTCGTAGCGCGAGATTATTTGCTATCTGGCGAAGCTGATGTAATTATTAATATTGTTGATGCTTCCAATATAGAGCGAAATTTGTATCTCAGCACCCAAGTCTTAGAGATGCGTGTGCCGATGATTGTAGCGCTAAATATGATGGATGTTGCCAAAGAAAGGGACATCAAAATTGATGTTGGCAAACTCGCAGAACGCCTCGGTTGTATGGTAGTGCCGATGAGTGCTTCGTCAAATGATGGAGTGCCACTGCTGCGGGATGCTGTGAATAAAGCGCTACAAAAGCCGATCGTACCATCTGCCTATGTCGCTTATCCGGCTGCGATCGAAGATGCGATCGCCCAACTCATCCCACACATCGAAAAAAACAGCCCAAATCGCACCGTAGATGCTCGCTGGACAGCCCTGAAACTCTTAGAATATCAGGATGAAGTCGCCCCCGAACTCGCCAATACAGAACTCGAAAAAATCGTGGTTCCGCACCGCCGACGAGTGCACGAAACCCTCGATGACGATTTGGATATTATCATTGCCGATAGTCGGTACACCTACATCCGCAGCCTCACCCAAGGAGTAGCCGAATCTTCCAGGGAAATCAAAACCAACATTTCCGACAAAATCGACCAAATTGTGCTTAACCGATTTTTAGGTATTCCCGTATTCTTGATGGTGATGTACTTAATGTTCACCATTTCGATTAACGTTGGGGGCGTGTTTATCGACTTCTTTGACAACTTTTTCGGGACAATTTTTGTAGACGGTTTAGCTGCTGTCTTAGAAAGCGTCAAATCCCCTGGATGGTTGATCGGACTGCTGGCAAAAGGTGCCGGCGGTGGCATTCAAACCACAGCTACTTTTATTCCCCAAATTGGGATGATGTTCTTGTGTTTGTCAGCCCTCGAAGACTCCGGCTACATGGCACGGGCAGCTTTTGTGATGGACAGATTAATGCGGTTTGTCGGACTTCCCGGCAAATCCTTTGTACCGATGATGGTAGGTTTTGGGTGCAATATTCCCGGAATTATGGCGACGCGGACTTTAGAAAATAAGCGCGATCGCACGATGACGATTATGATGAATCCATTCATGTCTTGTAGTGCGAGATTGGCAGTTTACGCCTTATTTTGCGGCGCATTCTTCCAAGTCGGCGGTCAAAATATGGTATTGGGACTTTATCTGTTAGGAATTTTAGCCGCAGTGCTCACCGGACTGATCTTAAAAAACACCATCCTGCAAGGAGAAGCTGCACCCTTTGTGATGGAACTGCCACCCTACCACATTCCCAAGCTCAAAGGCGTGCTGCTGCGGACTTGGGATAGATTGCAAGCTTTTATCAAAAAGGCCGGAATCGCGATCGTCATTATGGTAATTGTACTCGGATTCATGAACTCCGTGGGCACCGACGGTTCCTTCGGCAAAGAAAACAGCAAAGATTCAATTCTGAGCGCAGTTGCCCGCACAGTAACACCCGTATTTACCCCGATGGGAATCACCCAAGAAAACTGGCCTGCCACCGTCGGTTTACTAACAGGAGTATTTGCCAAAGAAGTCATGGTGGGAACCTTAGACTCACTCTATACCGAACTAGCAGACGAACAAAAAGCAGCAACAGGTGCAGCACCAGAAAAAGCAGAAGAATTTAGTTTTTGGGGCGGCATGAGCAAAGCATATCTCAGCATTCCAGAGAATCTCGCAAAACTTCCCGGTCAACTTTTTGACCCCCTCGGTTTAAGTTCCGCCAATATTACAGACCAAAAAACAGCAGCAGAAGAGCAAGGTATTTCAGGTAGCACCTACGGACAAATGTCGCAACGCTTTGGTTCCAACACTGCGGCTTTTGCCTATTTGCTGTTCGTATTACTGTACTTTCCTTGTGTCTCCGCAACGGCAGCGCTTTACCGCGAAACTAACTTAGGTTGGACAATATTTGCGGGTGCTTGGACTACTGGTTTAGCTTACTGGACTTCAGTGCTTTATTATCAAGTTGCGACATACGCAGAGCATCCAGAATCTTCAATTATCTGGGTAGTGAGACTGGCAATAGCTATGGCGCTGACTCTTGCGGGATTAAGAATAGCTGGTGCAACACGCCCCAAACGGCGCGAAGTCATGAATTAAATGTATCTGCGTTCATCTGCGTTAATCTGCGGTTCAAAAAAATCATATAAGGATAAAAACCATGATTTTAAGCGACATCCAACAGTTTATTGCTGAAAACAAAAGAGCATCTCTCGCCGATTTGAAACTCCATTTTCGGATGGACGGCGATGCTTTGCGCGGAATGCTCAACCGCCTCATCCGCAAAGGGCGCATCAGTAAAATGGCAGAAGCTAAGAAGTGCGGCGGATGTCACAGTTGCAGCGACGATGCTACGGAGATTTATGTGTGGGTAAATGCGGATAAATCCCTACCAGTAGAAGAACCAGTTTCTGCAAATTGCCATTAATCTCATGTTCGCTTCATTAAGCAAAATCAATCAGGTTTGTAGTGAGGACTTTAGTCCGCATCTATCGAAGGACTCGCATTTCTCACTACAAACAGGAATCACCCTCAATCCCTCTCTGGGGTTAATTAAAAAAAATCTTGTTCACAAACCCAATAAAATTAGGATACCATTTAATCAGACATCTGAATATATGTTCAATAATTGTGATAATCATTCTAAAATCTCACAAGGATACTGATAATGACTCAAACTCCATCCCTCAAAACGCTACAAACTAAAATTGGCGGAATGGACTGCGGCAACTGCGCCAAAACCGTAGCAGCAGGCTTGGAAAAACTGCCGGGAC of Microcoleus sp. bin38.metabat.b11b12b14.051 contains these proteins:
- a CDS encoding DUF4079 domain-containing protein; the protein is MNLPSFLWLWKIAAWSMGVSLLAYVLLAVTGTWMFAARSTKQQRPKWLRPFHLGTGAGMATLVILLLGIGVVGTLGEYGNLGHSAHLPAGLAVVALVLVSVGSGLQIGPKHPWARPVHIGTNLALCGGFVVVLLTGWTIVQKYLPKV
- a CDS encoding alpha/beta hydrolase, whose product is MPASFLPKSIAQLTESTSISLAQSIQVEAITTPLNQQPITTTYVRQGSGNTPILLIHGFDSSVFEYRRLLPLLAEKNETWAVDLLGFGFTERVAGLPLSATAIGTHLYYFWKTLISQPVILVGASMGGAAAIDFTLNHPEAVKKLVLIDSAGFAVTSNKGKFLIPPLGYLATSFLRNPKIRQKISVNAYFDATLASVDAQTCAALHLEMPNWNQALIAFTKSGGYGGFGEKLSQIQQQTLILWGKQDRILGTADSQKFQSAIANSQLIWIPDCGHVPHLEKPQITAQHILDFIAKVAGS
- a CDS encoding FeoA family protein, with translation MNQQYSQQNKESNPAQFGGFSFYSETPEVSETANNNTEAQPDSAQSKSFPLAMASIGEKLRIVKLKGSEGTVRRLIGMGFVSGIEVQIISNSGGSVIVAMGDNRIGLGAGMAQKIMCTN
- a CDS encoding FeoA family protein, which gives rise to MNEKKQLGDLAVGSTGKVVGYEKTARGYKGKLLAMGLTPGTEFTVTRHAPLGDPVEILVRGFKLSLRKDEAKTLFVEEVK
- the feoB gene encoding Fe(2+) transporter permease subunit FeoB, translating into MNKQIIGLVGNPNCGKTTLFNALTGANQRVGNWPGVTVERKEGKYTHDGLPITIVDLPGVYSLDAEDGDTGLDELVARDYLLSGEADVIINIVDASNIERNLYLSTQVLEMRVPMIVALNMMDVAKERDIKIDVGKLAERLGCMVVPMSASSNDGVPLLRDAVNKALQKPIVPSAYVAYPAAIEDAIAQLIPHIEKNSPNRTVDARWTALKLLEYQDEVAPELANTELEKIVVPHRRRVHETLDDDLDIIIADSRYTYIRSLTQGVAESSREIKTNISDKIDQIVLNRFLGIPVFLMVMYLMFTISINVGGVFIDFFDNFFGTIFVDGLAAVLESVKSPGWLIGLLAKGAGGGIQTTATFIPQIGMMFLCLSALEDSGYMARAAFVMDRLMRFVGLPGKSFVPMMVGFGCNIPGIMATRTLENKRDRTMTIMMNPFMSCSARLAVYALFCGAFFQVGGQNMVLGLYLLGILAAVLTGLILKNTILQGEAAPFVMELPPYHIPKLKGVLLRTWDRLQAFIKKAGIAIVIMVIVLGFMNSVGTDGSFGKENSKDSILSAVARTVTPVFTPMGITQENWPATVGLLTGVFAKEVMVGTLDSLYTELADEQKAATGAAPEKAEEFSFWGGMSKAYLSIPENLAKLPGQLFDPLGLSSANITDQKTAAEEQGISGSTYGQMSQRFGSNTAAFAYLLFVLLYFPCVSATAALYRETNLGWTIFAGAWTTGLAYWTSVLYYQVATYAEHPESSIIWVVRLAIAMALTLAGLRIAGATRPKRREVMN
- a CDS encoding FeoC-like transcriptional regulator yields the protein MILSDIQQFIAENKRASLADLKLHFRMDGDALRGMLNRLIRKGRISKMAEAKKCGGCHSCSDDATEIYVWVNADKSLPVEEPVSANCH